CCATCAAGGGTACGATCATTTTCTTCGAGGGTACTCTCGACCAGCTCGAAGCACGGATGAAGGCGAGCCGATCGCCTTAGACTCATTCTGTGGGACCGTTGTGCCCCCGGCGAGCAATGCGGGCCTACGGGTGCGCGTCCGTCCATGGATTCACCGTAACGACGCCGGTGTTGCGAAAATCCCGCTGGTTTCGGGTGACGACGGTCAGGCCGTGGCGGTTCGCCGTGCCCGCCAACATGGCATCGGGAAGATGCCCGTCGAGCGGCTCGCCCAGCCGCCGTTTGGCTTCCACGATGCGGGCGCAGACCCGGGCATCGGCGGCCGTCCAATCGAACACTCGATCCTGAAAAAGGCGATCCAGAACGCCTTCAAACCGGTGGGCAACGTCCTCCCGGCGCCGGCCGGGCTCGATTCGTCCGATTCCGTTGAAAATCTCCCAGACGGTGATGGACGCAAGTCCGATCCCCTGCCCGGCGATTCGGTCGAGAAACCTTTCGACGCGCCGCTCCGGACGAGGCCGCATCATTTCGGAAACGACGTTCGTGTCGAGGAGCCAGGCTATGGGAGCCCTCACACGCCGTCCTCGTCTGCGAATTCCACTGGCTTGTAGCCATAGCGGTCCGGCGGCGGCAGATCGATTCCGTCCTCCGGCCCGAAGTACCGCTTGAACACCTCGGACGGCTTGGTGCGCCGTTCGGCCCTCTCCCGTCCTTCACGAATGAGCCGGCGGACGAGTTCTTCCATGGAGACGCCGGCATCCCGCGCTGCCCTTTTCAGCCAGGACTTGTCCCCGGGTTCGATTCCACGGACGGTGATAACGGTACTCATCGTGGTGATTCCCTCGGACTGCATTTTTCACACCTGAGGCGGACCCTATGCTAGCA
This window of the Acidobacteriota bacterium genome carries:
- a CDS encoding PIN domain-containing protein gives rise to the protein MRAPIAWLLDTNVVSEMMRPRPERRVERFLDRIAGQGIGLASITVWEIFNGIGRIEPGRRREDVAHRFEGVLDRLFQDRVFDWTAADARVCARIVEAKRRLGEPLDGHLPDAMLAGTANRHGLTVVTRNQRDFRNTGVVTVNPWTDAHP